The following proteins are co-located in the Hyalangium minutum genome:
- a CDS encoding citrate synthase family protein, producing the protein MVKRRDGRSQSRFSDRHEDLLTAAEAAELLGVKRATLYTYVSRGLVRCVPEAGTKENRYVRMDLERLKTRHDARAGHAAVASAALRWGEPVIDSSISRISPEGLEYRKHLAVELAVQGCSFEQVAELLWTGELPSAPVRWPALELPFPPSSILGLLPRDAPPLTALSALVPLLGASDAARFASPPEQERLRARRLLRHLGAWVGGVRGASRVAQALKEDTVAASLARAWGVEVKKAAGPLDRALVLCADHELNVSAFTARVVASSGADLYACVGAALAALSGPRHGGSCDRIEALMQEAGHPERAATVVRERLRRGESVPGFGHPLYPKGDPRTPPLLEAAWAVRPEPAAVRVVRAVAEAMGEAGHPLPTIDFGLVALSAALGLPPGAAAAVFAVGRGAGWVAHVLEQREQGHLLRPRARYVEPPPRGVAPEP; encoded by the coding sequence ATGGTGAAGCGGAGAGATGGCCGTTCTCAATCTCGATTCAGCGATCGACATGAGGATCTGCTGACAGCCGCCGAAGCGGCGGAGCTGCTGGGGGTGAAGCGGGCAACGCTCTACACCTATGTGAGCCGTGGGCTCGTGCGCTGTGTCCCCGAAGCGGGCACCAAGGAGAACCGCTACGTCCGCATGGACCTGGAGCGGCTGAAGACCCGGCATGATGCACGGGCGGGCCATGCGGCAGTGGCCTCGGCAGCCCTGCGCTGGGGTGAGCCGGTGATCGACTCCTCCATCTCCCGCATCAGCCCGGAGGGGCTGGAGTACCGCAAGCACCTGGCGGTGGAGCTGGCGGTGCAGGGATGTTCCTTCGAGCAGGTGGCGGAGCTGCTGTGGACGGGTGAGCTGCCCTCCGCACCCGTCCGCTGGCCCGCGCTGGAGCTGCCCTTCCCCCCTTCTTCGATCTTGGGGCTGCTGCCACGGGACGCTCCACCCCTCACGGCCTTGTCAGCCCTGGTGCCACTGCTGGGAGCTTCGGACGCGGCGCGCTTCGCCTCACCCCCCGAGCAGGAGCGGCTGCGAGCCCGGCGTCTCTTGCGCCATCTGGGAGCCTGGGTGGGCGGAGTCCGAGGCGCCTCGCGAGTCGCCCAGGCGTTGAAGGAAGACACTGTGGCGGCCTCTCTGGCACGCGCGTGGGGCGTGGAGGTGAAGAAGGCAGCGGGGCCGCTGGACCGGGCGCTGGTGCTGTGCGCGGACCACGAGCTGAACGTGTCGGCCTTCACGGCGCGCGTGGTGGCCTCCTCGGGCGCGGACCTGTACGCATGCGTGGGCGCGGCGCTGGCGGCATTGTCAGGCCCACGGCATGGAGGCTCCTGCGATCGCATCGAGGCGCTGATGCAGGAGGCCGGCCACCCCGAGCGCGCTGCCACGGTGGTGCGCGAGCGGCTGCGCCGAGGCGAGTCCGTGCCGGGCTTTGGCCACCCGCTCTATCCGAAGGGTGATCCCCGCACGCCTCCCCTGTTGGAGGCAGCCTGGGCTGTGCGTCCGGAGCCTGCGGCGGTGCGGGTGGTGCGAGCCGTCGCCGAGGCCATGGGCGAGGCCGGGCACCCTCTGCCCACCATCGACTTCGGGCTGGTGGCGCTGTCCGCGGCACTGGGGCTGCCACCGGGAGCAGCGGCCGCAGTGTTCGCAGTGGGACGCGGCGCGGGCTGGGTGGCCCACGTCCTGGAGCAGCGTGAGCAGGGCCACCTCCTGCGCCCCCGCGCGAGGTACGTGGAGCCTCCTCCCCGAGGTGTCGCACCCGAGCCGTAG
- the ychF gene encoding redox-regulated ATPase YchF, whose amino-acid sequence MGLSIGIVGLPNVGKSTLFNALSAAGAQAANYPFCTIEPNVGVVPVPDERLDKLSALIKPLKKVPTSLEFVDIAGLVRGASKGEGLGNQFLANIRQVDAVLHVLRCFEDENVTHVEGGVSPVRDRDVVDTELCLKDLETVEKRRERAQRNAKMGGKAGDEAKAELALLDKIKAGLDNAITVRGQKLNEEEHAAIRELFLLTDKPVLYVANIAENQIGKEDESPHVRAVKEMAAKEGAEVVVLAAAMEAEIQQLPEEERSGFLESAGLKEPGLHRVVRAGYKLLGLWTYFTVGEQECRAWTIHKGFKAPQAAGVIHTDFERGFIKAEVMRYEDLIKLGSEAAVKEKGLLRVEGKEYVVQDGDCMHFRFNV is encoded by the coding sequence ATGGGTCTCTCCATTGGTATCGTCGGGCTGCCCAACGTGGGCAAGTCCACCCTCTTCAACGCCCTGTCCGCCGCCGGCGCGCAGGCGGCCAACTACCCGTTCTGCACCATCGAGCCGAACGTGGGCGTGGTCCCCGTGCCGGACGAGCGGCTGGACAAGCTGTCGGCCCTCATCAAGCCGCTGAAGAAGGTGCCCACCTCGCTGGAGTTCGTGGACATCGCCGGCCTGGTGCGCGGCGCCTCCAAGGGCGAGGGCCTGGGCAACCAGTTCCTGGCCAACATCCGCCAGGTGGACGCGGTGCTGCACGTGCTGCGCTGCTTCGAGGACGAGAACGTCACCCACGTGGAAGGCGGCGTGAGCCCGGTGCGGGACCGGGACGTGGTGGACACGGAGCTGTGCCTCAAGGACCTGGAGACGGTGGAGAAGCGCCGCGAGCGCGCCCAGCGCAACGCGAAGATGGGCGGCAAGGCCGGTGATGAGGCCAAGGCGGAGCTGGCGCTGCTGGACAAGATCAAGGCCGGGCTGGACAACGCCATCACCGTTCGCGGGCAGAAGCTCAACGAGGAGGAGCACGCGGCCATCCGCGAGCTGTTCCTGCTGACGGACAAGCCGGTGCTGTACGTGGCGAACATCGCCGAGAACCAGATCGGCAAGGAAGATGAGTCGCCGCACGTGCGCGCGGTGAAGGAGATGGCGGCGAAGGAGGGCGCGGAGGTGGTGGTGCTGGCCGCGGCCATGGAGGCGGAGATCCAGCAGCTGCCCGAGGAGGAGCGTTCGGGCTTCCTGGAGAGCGCCGGGCTGAAGGAGCCGGGTCTGCACCGGGTGGTGCGCGCGGGCTACAAGCTCTTGGGCCTGTGGACGTACTTCACGGTGGGCGAGCAGGAGTGCCGGGCCTGGACGATTCACAAGGGCTTCAAGGCCCCGCAGGCCGCGGGCGTCATCCACACGGACTTCGAGCGCGGCTTCATCAAGGCCGAGGTGATGCGCTACGAGGACCTGATCAAGCTCGGCAGCGAGGCGGCCGTGAAGGAGAAGGGCCTGCTGCGCGTGGAAGGCAAGGAGTACGTCGTCCAGGACGGCGACTGCATGCACTTCCGCTTCAACGTGTAG
- the atpF gene encoding F0F1 ATP synthase subunit B, whose protein sequence is MNTLLLAASFLEVRPGLIFWTLITFALVFFVLRWKAWGPILSLVEEREKQIANAIESAKKERAEAEKLLADQKTAIAEARREAAEMMRKNQQDVEKYREELMAKSRKEAEEFKAQARREIEDQKAKAIAEVRSMAVDLAMEVAGKLISERMDDAKHRALAEQFVKGLPAPASNPSTRA, encoded by the coding sequence ATGAACACCCTCCTCCTCGCCGCCAGCTTCCTGGAGGTCCGCCCGGGCCTCATCTTCTGGACCCTCATCACCTTCGCCCTCGTGTTCTTCGTGCTGCGCTGGAAGGCCTGGGGCCCCATCCTCTCCCTGGTCGAGGAGCGCGAGAAGCAGATCGCCAACGCCATCGAGAGCGCCAAGAAGGAGCGCGCCGAGGCCGAGAAGCTCCTGGCGGACCAGAAGACGGCCATCGCCGAGGCCCGCCGTGAGGCCGCGGAGATGATGCGCAAGAACCAGCAGGACGTGGAGAAGTACCGCGAGGAGCTGATGGCCAAGAGCCGCAAGGAGGCCGAGGAGTTCAAGGCCCAGGCTCGCCGCGAGATTGAGGACCAGAAGGCCAAGGCGATTGCCGAGGTCCGCTCCATGGCGGTGGACCTGGCCATGGAGGTGGCGGGCAAGCTCATCTCCGAGCGGATGGATGACGCCAAGCACCGCGCGCTGGCCGAGCAGTTCGTCAAGGGCCTGCCGGCGCCCGCCAGCAACCCCTCCACGCGCGCCTAG
- a CDS encoding ATP synthase F0 subunit C: MTNLALAFLAAGIGAGLSIIGAALGIGKLAAAAMEATGRQPAAGGDIRTSMIIAAALIEGATLFALVICILLATKT; encoded by the coding sequence ATGACCAACCTTGCTCTCGCGTTCCTGGCCGCCGGTATCGGCGCTGGCCTCTCCATCATCGGCGCCGCCCTCGGCATCGGTAAGCTCGCCGCCGCCGCCATGGAGGCCACGGGCCGTCAGCCCGCCGCCGGTGGCGACATCCGCACCTCCATGATCATCGCCGCGGCCCTCATCGAAGGCGCCACGCTGTTCGCGCTGGTGATCTGCATCCTGCTGGCCACCAAGACCTAA